The segment CAAGCTATTGATGACCACTCTACTTCGAATTGTTATCTTTTACAACAAATATTTCTGTtggtattttaatattttctgtGAGGATGAGATTAATATATCGATTTGATgacttttgaaatttttattgttGAGCTAATAACAATTGGAAGTAGTAAAAGAAACCATGTACTAGAGCCACATGGAATCGATAGCATATTAATATTTGAAGTCTTTGTTACATGCTTTTGTACAAACTTAATGTATAATCACACAAATCTTAAAACTATGAAAGAGGATTTTGTTGGAGCAATTGACGAAAACATGTGAGTTAACTTGGTTTGTTTGATCATAACTCAGATGATTTACATACAATAACCAAAACTATCAATCTTTGGAACTTATTTTCCTTGTTAATCGTGTTTTGTTGTGTCATAAATCGACAGACGATttgcaataaccaaaatgaacaATCTTTAGAACATGTTTTCCATGTTTTAATAAAGAAACTTGATCTGAAGTAGACAATTCTGGCTTTAAGGTACGTCTAATATAAATAGTTCCATAGATAACACTAATTGCTTAATGTTTTAATACATTAAATCGTGTTAtcaatacaaaagaaaaaacattattaagATGATTGTGAACTATGTGGCATCATCAAATGCCGATCGAGGGATaacaacaaacacacaaaatttaTTGCTAATTAACCAATCATTCAACTCAAAGatacataaaatttatttaaaacacTCACTAACATCATCATATCCATAACATACCTATCTCCGCAGGTACGTTACATTACTTCTCACACTTATAGCAACATCTACGACATCCCTAATTGTATCTTACATTAATGCGTCTTATTATCATCTCAGTTCCTAATTAACACTCTAGCTATAAGTCTCTCAACTCTTGGTTGTTTAAGAAAACATTACTAACACATGACATCCTTAAGAAGCTTGTACCTCCGAGTGGCCGTTCTAGGAGAAGGTACACTAGTTTTACCCTTGTCGGCTACTGGAGGTATACTACTACTTGCAGTAATCTGGTTAATCTCTTGGTTTTTGATCTGGTTGGCTGAAGAATATTCCGACCGGTACGATCTCTTAGACGATCCAACGCTAACACCGTGCTTTGCTCCTGTTCGACTCTTCGCTTCAAACTGACACCAATCGCAGATCTTAATTGGATCACCTTGCTCTTTGTAATAGCTACTACAGTACCTATATCACGATtatcatgatgatgatgagattaTGTAAGTATATATATGGTAGTGGTTGAAGCAGTTCTTGTCTGGTTTGACAATATAAACATCCTAT is part of the Brassica rapa cultivar Chiifu-401-42 chromosome A09, CAAS_Brap_v3.01, whole genome shotgun sequence genome and harbors:
- the LOC103841900 gene encoding uncharacterized protein LOC103841900, whose protein sequence is MVDLERKVCCMCGDVGFFDKLFHCSKCLNRFQHSYCSSYYKEQGDPIKICDWCQFEAKSRTGAKHGVSVGSSKRSYRSEYSSANQIKNQEINQITASSSIPPVADKGKTSVPSPRTATRRYKLLKDVMC